Within the Salinirubrum litoreum genome, the region ACGACTGCGAGGGTCGCCTCGTAGGTGCCGGTCTCGTCGTAGGTGTGTTCGACGACCGCCGTGTCGGTCGTCGTCAGATCTGTCGTGTCGTCGCCGTCGAAGTCCCACCGGTACTCCGCGATGGCACCGGTCGACCCGGTGCCGCTGAACTCGACTGGCTGGCCGAGCGTCTGTTGGGTCGTGTTGGCAGTGACGTTCGCCGACAGCCCCTCTTCGACGTTGACGATCTGGCCGACCGTGTCGGTGTTGCCCGCCGAGTCTGTGACGGTCAAGCTGACGTTGTAGACACCGGGCGTCGTGTAGGTGTACGTCGGTGCGACACCCGATCCGCTTCCGCCGTCACCGAAGCTCCAGTCGTAGCTAACGATGCCCACGTCGTCCGAGGAGGCGGAGGCGTCGAAGGTCAGCTCCTCGCCGGTCCGGGGATTCTCGGGGGCGTCGAAGCTGGCGACCGGGTCCTCGGTGTCCTCCTCAACTTGGCCGACGGGCGCGTAGAAGTACTGCCGACCGCTGGGCAGCGCGCTCCCGGACTGCTGGATCAGCACCTCGTTCGCCGCCGTGTCGACACCCGAGGGGTCACCGACCGACTCCCACTGACCACCGGGTCGGTCGTACCGCTGGAGGTTCAGCGTGCTCTCGGTCACCGGCGGCACGTCACTGTCCGCGTACGTGAGAGTCAGGTCGAGGACGCGTCCGGCGTCCCCGCCCGCCCCGACGACCTTCAGTTGCCGACCGATTGTCTGGTTGTTCGGTGGCTGCGTCGAGAGATCGTTCCGCTCGAGGCCACCGAGACCGAGGTTCTGTGCCTCACTGAAGGAGACCGTCTCGCGGTTCAGCCCGAGCGTGAAGTTCTCCGCCTGCATGTTCGCGGTCCGGCTCTGATCGTCGTAGACGAAGTGGAGGTAGTCGTACCGTTCGTTGTCGACCGATCGACTGTCGAAGATCGACACGTCCGTCACGGCCTCCTCGAAGTGGAAGCCCCAGAGGTTGCCGACTGCGGTGTTGTTCCGGAGGACGATGCCACTCGCTTGCCGGTGGGCGAACCCGAGGGAGTTGTCCTCGGCACGACTGTCGGCGATCAACACCTCGTCGGCCTCGATGGCCCACGTGCCGTCGATGCTCCCTCGGGCGGTGACGTTCCGCATCTCGCCGCCGGTGAGGAATCTGTAGTGGACGCCGACGAGCCAGTCGTTCGTCTCGACGTTCGTGACTGTGACGTTGCCGATCCGGTCGCCGTTGCCGGTGCCGTGCGCGTAGACGCCGTACGTCCCCGCCCTGTTGGCGGCCGCGCGGTCGAAGTCGAGCAAGTGGTCGTTCCCGTCGAAGTTCACGTCGCTAGTGGTGATCTCGATACAGTAGTCGACCGTCTGGTCGGGCTGATCGCTCGTCAGTTCGTAGCTGCCCTCGCCGACGATCAGCGTACACTGATCGAGCGCGAGCGTCTCACCCGACTCGGCGAACCCCACGTCGCGGGTGCTTGTCGCGGTGTCCGTGTTTCCGTTCCCATCCGTCACCGTTACGGTCGGCTCGAACAGTCCGGGGTCGGTGTACTCGGTGGTGATCGTCGGGCCGGTCGTCGTCTCGTCGACCTCGCCGTCGCCCTGGAAGTCCCACTGGTACTCGTCGATCCCGCTGTCGTCGGTCGACGCCGAGGCGTTCAGCCGGACCGTCTGCTGGCCGGCCGACTCCACCGAGAGGCTCGCGGTAGGTGACTCGGTGTCACCGGGCGCGTTCACCGTGACGGTCGCTTCGTCGGTGTTCCCGCCGGGATCAACCGCCGTGACGGTCGCGTCGTAGGTTCCGGATGCCACGTACTCGTGTTGGACGACCGGCTTCTCGGTCTCGCGGTCGATCTCGCCGTCACCGTCGAAGTCCCAGAGATAGCCGACGACGCTCCCGTTGTCCGTCGACCCGGTCGCGTCGAAGGTGAACGTGTCGCCGTTCTGTGTCGCCGAGAGATCGGCGGCTGGCGGATCAGTGTCACAGCCCCCGCGTGTAATCGTCACGTTCCGGTTCATGTCGAGGGTACCGGCCGAGCCCTCCACACCCCGGACGAACCAGTTCTCGATGCTGTTGTCGTCGAGGTAGTCACCGTCACCGTCGGCGTCTTCCCAGCCCTCCTCGGTGACGAACTCCTCGGTCAGCGGGAAGTCAGACTCCCCGTTGAACTGCGGCTGAATCTGGACGACGCCGAGATCGGCACCCTCGAAGCCTTCGATGGCCCCGCCGTCGTTCCGGTCGTTCGCCCAGAACCATTGGTAGTGTGACCGGCCGGCGTCCCGGTCGTGGCGAACCACGTCGTCACGGAAGTTATTGGACTCCGGCTGGAAGTAGAAATCGTCCTCAACCGCCCAGCGTGTCGTGACGCCGCGATCGATGGCGGCCTGGTCCTCGACGTCTTGGAAGCCCTCGGACGGGATCCCGGAGACGTTGAACGTCACAGTCCCGCCGTGGTCGGTGTCGTCGTCGAACCTGTCGTGCAGGAAGACGAGGCTGGTGCCGTTCGTTCCGTTGTAGAGGAACAACTGGGACTCGCTGTCGACTTGGAGGTCACGTGTCCCATAGGAACTGAACTGCCCGGTGGGGTCCGTGGTCGGGCTCCGGTAGTCGTAGAAGTCCTCAACCGACTCGGTGCCGTCCCCGAGCGGGGAGACGACGTAACAGACGCCGGGTTGGGAGACAGAGTAGTGAGCGGCGTCTTCCGTGTTCGCCGCGTGGTCCGCGAGTGCGACTCCGACGCCACCGACCGTCATCGTCGAGGTTACGACGAGCAGACTCAGTGCGAGGGAGAGTATCCGGCGGACCTGTTCTGTAGACGAGACCGTCGGCCGATGAACAGGGCGTTCGTCAGTCACGCCAGAAGGGTCGCCCCTGATACCCATTGTTATGGATGGACTATGCGCGCTCACACGCGGAAAGTGGAACCGAGGCGGCGACTGACAGGGTCTCACCGGCGGTGGAGAGGGACGAAGTGGCGACTGAAAGAAACAGCCCGAGGAGTGACCGGCGGCACTACCGGCGATAACGAGTGTTCGACCGCGAGACGCGATCGGTTGGTGAGGCCACACAGCGAGGGCCGCGTGGACAGCGACGACAGCGACCGTCGGACGACGGCCGACTCGGTGCTCGCGACCGCGACGGCTAGATCATGTCGGTCGCCTCCATGCGGTCCCAGACGCGTTCGCCCTCCTCGGTGATGCCGTAGACGCGGCCCTTCCGCTGGTCTTCGGAGACGAGCAACTCGACGAGCTCCTTCTCTCGGAGTTCGCCGAGCGCCCGCGAGACGTGTGCGATGGCGAAGTCGGCCTCGCCAGCGATCTGTGAGGGGGTCGCCGGCCCGTCGACGAGTCGGCGCAGTACGGCAGTTCGATACTGCGAGCGGATCACGTAGCTTACTAAATCCCAGTCGTTCGTCATGAGTTGGTGGTCGGTCACTCACCTTCGAACGGGAGGCTACATAATGGGTTGTGATAATACACCGGATAAACGACCAATTAACTAATCTTTGTACCATGATTAACTGCGTATGGTTATCTTTATCGAACTGTCGTCCCGATGAGAGTCAGAAACTTCTCAGTTGTAAGTTCGGTCTACACACCCCGCGCGTGAGGGTCGATCCACCCAGAAGTATTCATTCGGTAGTGTGTACGGGGGGTCTCCCGGCGGCCTGCTGACCGGCGATCAATCGGTCCGCTGGCTTGAACGGATTGGCGTATATATCTGTGATTAACGTCGTACGTGATCGGGTCGAGTTCGCCACGAACGGGAGACAGATTTCTGACTAGACAGAATTCGTATGTGTACGGCAGGAACTGCGTACCGACCGTTATCGGCTCAATAGTTATGAGGTGATCCTGACAGGGTACTCCTGCGATGTCAAGCCGTGCCACCAACCCCACGGGAAGCCGACAGCTACAGGACGACGACAGTGGAGACGCTGGCGACGAGCAACAGGACGCTGCCGAGCAGACACAGGCCGAGGCCGAGCGTGAACCGGTCGAGTTGTCGCTCGATACGATCTTCGAGATCCTGAAGAACCAGCGCCGCCGCTACGTGCTGAAGTACCTGCGCGAGGCGACCGGGACGGTCCAGCTCAACGAACTGGCCGATCAGGTCGCCGCCTGGGAGAACGACAAGGCGGTCGGACTCGTCTCCTCGAACGAGCGCAAGCGCGTCTACGTCGGCCTCTACCAGTGCCATCTGACAAAGATGGACGACTCGGGCGTCATCGACTTCGATCAGTACCGCGGCACCATCGAGGTGCGCCCGGCCATCGACCGACTCTACGAGTATCTCGACTTCGGCGAGGAGACCGAGGAGGAACCGGAACCGGCCTGGGACCGCTACTACACCGGTATCGCGGTCGGCGGTCTCGCACTGGCGCTCGCCGGGCTGGCGATTCCGACGGTCCCGCTCGGACTGCTGGGCTTCCTGCTCGCGACCGTCCTCGCGGTGGCCGTCGTCGGTGTGACGGCCGCGTCCACGCTCCAGGCACAGGACCTCTCGCTCGACGCCGTTCCCGCACAGTTCGTCGCCGATGACGAGGCGTAAGTCGCCGGCCCCTCCGGAGTTTCAATGATCAGAACTATCGTGACACAGGTCATCGAGATGGCCGCCCTGCGACGCCGTGCCGGACTCCTGCTCCGTGCGATCACGGAGTTCCCGGCCGACCTCGCGGTGGTCCTCCTCTACACGCTGGTCTCGTCGGTGCTCCTCGCCCGCCCGGCCCTGACCAGCGACGCCTTCCGGACCGCGCTGGCGGTCCCCCTGCTGTTCGTCGTCCCCGGCTACGTCCTCCTCGCGGTGCTGTTTCCCAGACGAAGCCGCCCGGACCCCGCGACCGCCTCCCCGCTAGTCGCCAGCCCCACCTCGTCGCTCCCGCTCCACGCCCGCGGTATCGACGGAGTCGAGCGTGGCGTCCTCTCGTTCGGTCTGAGCCTTGTCGTCGTTCCGCTGTTGGCCGTGACCTACGTACTGCTGCCGGTGTCCTTCACCCCGCAGACGGCGGTCGCGGTCGCCGGCGGGTTCGTCCTGCTCTGTATCGCGGTCGCCGCGATCAGGCGTGCGGCGGTCCCGCGCGAGGACCGGTTCTCGCTGGCGCTCGGCCACTACGCCGAGCGTGCCCGTGCCGGACTCACGGAGACGACGAGACTGGACGCGGGGCTGAACGTCCTGCTGGCGATCTGTGTCGTCGTCGGCCTCTCGGCGGTCGGCTACGCCGCCGTGAACCCGCAGGACGCGACACAGTACACGGAGGTCACGCTCCTCACGCAGTCGGACTCGGGCGACCTCGTCGCCGGAAACTACCCCGACGAGTTCGTACGCGGGGAGCCACAGCCCCTGACCGTCTCGATCACGAACCGTGAAGACGCCCGCCAGACCTACGAGGTGGTGGTGGTCGTCCAGCGCGTCCGTGACGAGGGTGGATCGCCGACGATCCTCGAACAGCGACGCGTCGACGACTTCAGTTTGACAGCCGATGCCGGCGAGACCACGCAGGTCCAACACGCCGCCCAGTCACCCATCTCGGGTGAGAACCTGCGGCTGGTCTACCTCGTCTACGACGGGACCCCGCCGGACCGCCCGACGACCGACAACGCCTACCGCTACGTCCACCTCTGGATAGACGTGAGTGATCCCGCATAACCCGCCCCCTGCCACGTCAGCCGGCGTTCACGACTGCGTGAGGTCCGACTGATGTGGCCGTGGGAACACGCCGCCGTCGCGTATCTCGCCTACTCGCTGAGCGTCCGCGCCGCGACCGGCCGCGCTCCCCGCGAGTGGCCGGTGGTCGCGGTCGCGTTCGGCTCGCAGTTCCCCGACCTGATCGACAAGCCGGCCGAGTGGGTGTTCGCGGTCCTGCCCTCCACGGGTGTCGCGCACAGCGTCTTCACCGCGATTCCGCTGACGCTCGTCCTGCTGGCGGTCGGCTACCGCCGGGGCTGGTTACAGGTCTCGACCGGCTTCTCGGTCGGCTACCTCCTCCACCTGCCGGGTGACGTCTACTACGGGGTGATCCTCGGCAACGAGCCCTCGTACGACACGGTGCTCTGGCCGCTGGTGCCCGGCGACGTGCAGTCGAACGTGGACCTGTTCGCCCTGCTCACGCGCTTCTTCGACCGCTACGCCGAGTTCATCCTCTCGCCGGCGGGCCTCCCGTACCTGCTCGGCGAGGTGGCGCTGGTCGGCGGTGTGATCGTGCTCTGGCTGGTGGACGGCCGGCCGGGACTCGGCGTCCTCCGGCGACTGCTCTGGCGGATGATCGGTCGGCCGGGGCGGTCGGTGCGGCCCGAGGATCGGTAGCCGTCGCTGATCGCCGGTGGTGTCACTTCCGAGTCGGCGACGGCTCAGCAGTGATAGTACTTCACGTCGCCGTCGGTGACGTCGATGCAGAACCGCTCGTCCTCGCGTGCGAGCCACACCGGCCAGACCGGATCGGGACCCTGTTCGTCGGGGTGTGCTTCCTCGTACCTCTCCTTTTGCCGGACGTATCGGTCGAAGATGGCCTGCGTGAGTTCGTCGAGTCCCTCGGTCTTCTCGGTGTCCGGGAAGCGGTTCCCGCGCTCGTAGGTCACCTCGTAGCCGCCGGCGCTGTCGGCCTGATCGAGAATCTCCTGGTGCGGTGTCGGCAGGTCGGCGTACACCAGTGGGTCCACGTACTCCGCGTACTCGGTCGGGAACTGGTGTTGAACGAGTCGGATCAGGACGGTCTGCCGTGGTGGCGTCTCGGTCGTCGTGGACTGTGGTGTCGTCGGCGTGTCGGTCGGTGTCGCCCTGTCAGTCGTCTTCTTCGTCGTCTGGCCCTCGCCGGGTGTCGCACTCCGACCGCGCTCGCCGAGACAACCGCCGAGTACGACCGCGCCGAACAGACCGAGGATCGTTCGTCGTGCGGGGATCCGACCAGAACGCGGTGGCTCCCGGGTAAGTGCTTTCCTGTGCCGAAAAATCGTCGCGTGTCGCCGACGCTTAGCCGTACTCCGAGTCTCGCCGACGCTCAGCCGTACTGCTTGTAGAGGTGTGCGGCCGCCCGAATTACCGGATGGCCGAACTCCGCGACGTGGTACGCCGACAGCTCCGGACTCCACTTCGCCTTGTACTTGTTCAGGCGTTGTGTGTTCGCCCCGATCAGGTCGTAGGCGGTCGCGCCGCGTTCTCTCCCTGCTGTCATCAGGTGCCAGTCGAGCAGGTCGTTCACCGGCAGGTCGCAGTCGAAGTCCACCGCGCCCTGCCACCGGTAGATCGTCTCCCCGCCGTCGACCGCGAGAATCCCACCGACGAACTCGCCGTCGGCGTGGCAGA harbors:
- a CDS encoding winged helix-turn-helix domain-containing protein, translating into MTNDWDLVSYVIRSQYRTAVLRRLVDGPATPSQIAGEADFAIAHVSRALGELREKELVELLVSEDQRKGRVYGITEEGERVWDRMEATDMI
- a CDS encoding DUF7344 domain-containing protein, which produces MSSRATNPTGSRQLQDDDSGDAGDEQQDAAEQTQAEAEREPVELSLDTIFEILKNQRRRYVLKYLREATGTVQLNELADQVAAWENDKAVGLVSSNERKRVYVGLYQCHLTKMDDSGVIDFDQYRGTIEVRPAIDRLYEYLDFGEETEEEPEPAWDRYYTGIAVGGLALALAGLAIPTVPLGLLGFLLATVLAVAVVGVTAASTLQAQDLSLDAVPAQFVADDEA
- a CDS encoding DUF1616 domain-containing protein: MIRTIVTQVIEMAALRRRAGLLLRAITEFPADLAVVLLYTLVSSVLLARPALTSDAFRTALAVPLLFVVPGYVLLAVLFPRRSRPDPATASPLVASPTSSLPLHARGIDGVERGVLSFGLSLVVVPLLAVTYVLLPVSFTPQTAVAVAGGFVLLCIAVAAIRRAAVPREDRFSLALGHYAERARAGLTETTRLDAGLNVLLAICVVVGLSAVGYAAVNPQDATQYTEVTLLTQSDSGDLVAGNYPDEFVRGEPQPLTVSITNREDARQTYEVVVVVQRVRDEGGSPTILEQRRVDDFSLTADAGETTQVQHAAQSPISGENLRLVYLVYDGTPPDRPTTDNAYRYVHLWIDVSDPA
- a CDS encoding metal-dependent hydrolase yields the protein MWPWEHAAVAYLAYSLSVRAATGRAPREWPVVAVAFGSQFPDLIDKPAEWVFAVLPSTGVAHSVFTAIPLTLVLLAVGYRRGWLQVSTGFSVGYLLHLPGDVYYGVILGNEPSYDTVLWPLVPGDVQSNVDLFALLTRFFDRYAEFILSPAGLPYLLGEVALVGGVIVLWLVDGRPGLGVLRRLLWRMIGRPGRSVRPEDR